In Rhodamnia argentea isolate NSW1041297 chromosome 11, ASM2092103v1, whole genome shotgun sequence, one genomic interval encodes:
- the LOC115736421 gene encoding probable LRR receptor-like serine/threonine-protein kinase At4g36180 produces the protein MAASSLLLLGLVLLLLVAVAFSAPPLAGAARSVEAAAEIGSLTSFKLGLHDPLGALDGWDPSTPSAPCDWRGVTCTSGRVTELRLPRLQLTGRLTDRISGLAMLSKLSLRSNSFNGTIPASLAKCSRLTAVFLQYNSFSGVIPTEIANLTDLHVLNLAQNRLSGDIAGGLPISIRYLDLSSNSFSGTIPRSLSDLSLLKLINLSYNNFTGEIPALFGELQELEYLWLDYNLLDGTLPSAIANCSSLVHLSAEGNALSGVIPSAIGALQKLQVVALSRNNFSGSVPASLFCNVSGNSPSLRIVQLGFNGLTDIVGPKTMACFGVLQVLDLQENLITGTFPSWLTNVSTLTALDFSRNLLSGSLPGAIGNLFRLEDLRMGNNSFSGAIPVEIQNCSSLQVLDLEGNRLTGEVPGFLGEFRGLRILSLGGNLFSGLVPESISNLTGLETLNLRRNSFIGTLPEQMMGMSNLTTLDLSGNKFSGQVPANIGNLSRLVVLNMSDNDLSGSIPAGLGNLFKLTTLDLSKQNLSGELPLELAGLPSLQVVALQENKLSGDVPEGFSSLVGLRYLNLRSNFFSGQLPLTFGFLRSLVVLSLSGNRIYGLIPLELGNCSDLEVFDLRSNSFSGHIPSDLSRLSRLKVLDLGRNNLSGEIPKEISKCSSLTSLSLDSNHLSGSIPDSLTELSNLKTLDLSTNNFDGKIPANFTQISSLASFNVSGNNLEGEIPAMLGSRFNSSSAFANNQNLCGKPLQKKCQDSTERKRRKRLILLIVVIASGACLLTLFCCFYIYSLLRWRKRLKAKAAGEKKTSPGRASSRSSGGRGSTDNGAPKLVMFNNKITLAETIEATRQFDEENVLARTRYGLVFKACYNDGMVLSIRRLPDGSLDENMFRKESEALGKVKHRNLTVLRGYYAGAPDLRLLVYDYMPNGNLATLLQEASHQDGHVLNWPMRHLIALGIARGLAFLHSCSMVHGDVKPQNVLFDADFEAHLSDFGLDRLTVATPAETSTSTAVGTLGYVSPEAILTGEITKESDVYSFGIVLLELLTGKRPVMFTQDEDIVKWVKKQLQKGQITELLEPGLLELDPESSEWEEFLLGVKVGLLCTTPDPLGRPTMSDVVFMLEGCRVGPDIPSSADPTSHHSPA, from the coding sequence ATGGCCGCTTCTtcactcctcctcctcggcctcgtcctcctcctcctcgtcgcgGTGGCGTTTTCCGCGCCGCCTCTGGCTGGCGCCGCCCGGAGCGTCGAGGCTGCCGCCGAAATCGGGTCTCTCACCTCCTTCAAGCTCGGCCTCCACGACCCGCTTGGCGCGCTGGACGGCTGGGATCCGTCCACCCCGTCGGCTCCCTGCGACTGGCGCGGCGTCACCTGCACCAGCGGCCGGGTCACCGAGCTCCGTCTCCCCCGGCTCCAGCTCACGGGCCGGCTCACCGACCGCATTTCCGGCCTCGCGATGCTGAGCAAGCTCAGCCTCAGGTCGAACTCCTTCAACGGGACCATCCCCGCCTCCCTCGCCAAATGCAGTCGCCTGACCGCCGTCTTCCTGCAGTACAACTCGTTCTCCGGCGTCATCCCCACGGAGATAGCGAACCTCACGGATCTTCACGTCCTGAACCTGGCGCAGAATCGCCTCTCCGGCGACATAGCCGGCGGCCTCCCTATCAGCATCCGGTATCTCGATCTCTCGTCCAACTCCTTCTCCGGTACCATTCCGCGAAGCCTATCCGACTTGTCTCTGTTAAAGCTCATCAATCTCTCGTATAACAACTTCACCGGTGAGATTCCTGCACTGTTCGGCGAGCTTCAGGAGTTAGAGTATCTCTGGCTCGATTACAATCTATTGGATGGAACTTTACCCTCTGCCATCGCTAATTGTTCTTCGCTCGTGCATTTGAGCGCCGAGGGTAATGCGCTTAGTGGAGTGATACCTTCGGCCATTGGCGCCCTCCAGAAGCTCCAGGTGGTCGCTCTTTCACGTAATAATTTCTCCGGTTCAGTGCCGGCTTCACTGTTCTGCAACGTGTCAGGTAATTCGCCGTCTCTTAGAATCGTTCAACTCGGCTTTAATGGGCTCACGGACATTGTTGGTCCTAAGACCATGGCGTGTTTCGGCGTCTTGCAAGTTTTGGATCTCCAGGAGAATTTAATAACAGGCACGTTTCCTTCATGGTTAACCAATGTATCCACTTTGACTGCATTAGATTTTTCGAGGAACTTGCTTTCTGGTTCTCTTCCGGGTGCGATTGGAAATTTGTTTAGATTGGAGGACCTGAGGATGGGGAATAACTCTTTCAGTGGAGCCATTCCTGTCGAGATCCAAAACTGTAGTTCTTTGCAGGTGCTTGATCTCGAAGGGAATAGACTTACTGGGGAGGTTCCTGGATTTTTAGGTGAATTTAGAGGTTTGAGAATTTTGTCCCTCGGAGGTAATCTGTTCTCAGGTTTGGTTCCTGAAAGTATCAGTAATCTCACGGGGCTTGAAACTTTGAATTTAAGGCGCAACAGCTTTATCGGTACTTTGCCGGAGCAAATGATGGGGATGAGCAACTTGACTACGTTGGACCTGAGTGGAAATAAGTTCTCAGGTCAGGTGCCTGCGAATATTGGGAACTTGAGCAGATTAGTGGTCTTGAACATGAGCGACAATGATCTTTCCGGGTCGATACCAGCTGGTTTGGGCAATCTTTTTAAGCTAACTACCCTTGATTTGAGCAAGCAGAATTTGTCTGGCGAGTTGCCTCTTGAGCTTGCAGGTTTGCCCAGTTTGCAAGTCGTTGCTCTGCAGGAGAACAAGTTATCTGGTGATGTTCCTGAAGGGTTTAGTAGTTTGGTGGGTTTGCGTTACTTGAATCTCCGTTCCAATTTCTTTTCTGGTCAGCTTCCTTTGACGTTCGGGTTCCTTAGGTCACTAGTGGTTCTCTCATTGTCGGGCAACCGGATTTATGGGTTGATCCCCCTGGAGCTAGGAAACTGCTCTGACCTTGAAGTTTTTGACCTCAGATCAAATTCTTTTTCTGGCCATATTCCCTCTGATCTCTCTCGGTTGTCACGTCTGAAGGTACTTGATTTAGGGAGAAACAACTTGTCCGGAGAAATCCCAAAAGAGATCTCAAAGTGCTCGTCATTGACTTCTTTGTCTCTGGACTCGAACCATCTTTCCGGCAGCATTCCTGACTCATTGACAGAGCTATCGAACCTGAAAACATTGGATCTCTCCACCAACAACTTCGATGGTAAAATCCCTGCCAATTTTACACAGATTTCAAGCTTGGCAAGTTTCAACGTATCGGGAAATAATCTTGAAGGCGAGATTCCTGCTATGCTTGGTTCTCGATTCAACAGTTCTTCAGCATTTGCCAATAATCAAAACTTGTGTGGTAAGCCCCTCCAAAAGAAGTGCCAGGATTCAActgagaggaagaggaggaaaaggTTGATTCTGCTAATTGTTGTGATCGCGTCTGGAGCTTGCCTCCTAACCTTATTTTGCTGCTTCTACATCTACAGCCTCTTGAGATGGCGCAAGAGGCTGAAAGCAAAGGCAGCCGGTGAGAAGAAAACCAGCCCAGGCAGAGCAAGTTCTAGATCAAGCGGAGGACGTGGAAGCACTGATAATGGAGCTCCGAAGCTTGTCATGTTCAACAACAAAATCACCCTCGCGGAAACAATTGAAGCTACTAGGCAGTTTGACGAAGAGAATGTATTAGCCAGGACACGGTATGGCTTGGTTTTCAAGGCCTGCTACAATGATGGGATGGTGCTCTCAATCCGAAGACTACCCGATGGATCGCTTGATGAGAACATGTTCAGAAAAGAATCTGAAGCACTCGGCAAAGTGAAGCACAGAAATTTGACAGTTCTTCGTGGCTACTATGCAGGGGCACCCGACTTGAGGCTTCTGGTCTACGACTATATGCCCAATGGAAACCTGGCCACACTCCTTCAAGAAGCATCCCACCAAGACGGCCATGTCCTCAATTGGCCAATGCGCCATCTGATTGCCCTGGGGATTGCCCGTGGATTAGCATTTCTCCACTCTTGCTCGATGGTTCACGGGGATGTGAAGCCCCAGAATGTGCTCTTCGATGCTGATTTCGAAGCCCATCTGTCAGATTTCGGTCTTGATCGGCTAACTGTTGCGACCCCCGCTGAAACCTCCACTTCTACTGCAGTCGGCACGCTGGGTTATGTATCGCCAGAAGCCATACTTACTGGGGAAATTACCAAGGAATCCGATGTCTACAGCTTCGGCATAGTACTGCTCGAGCTGCTGACTGGGAAGAGGCCTGTGATGTTCACACAAGATGAAGATATAGTGAAGTGGGTCAAGAAACAGCTCCAGAAGGGCCAAATCACGGAGCTGCTCGAGCCGGGCCTACTCGAACTCGACCCGGAATCGTCCGAGTGGGAGGAGTTCTTGCTAGGAGTGAAGGTCGGACTACTCTGCACAACACCAGACCCGCTCGGCCGGCCCACCATGTCCGATGTCGTTTTCATGCTTGAAGGCTGCCGAGTCGGACCCGACATCCCGTCATCGGCCGACCCAACGTCCCATCACTCGCCGGCATGA
- the LOC115736280 gene encoding B-box zinc finger protein 18-like isoform X4 has translation MRTLCDACESAAAVVFCAADEAALCSACDDKVHMCNKLASRHVRVGLATPSDVPRCDICENAPDGTSLCLQCDMIVHVGGKRTHGRYLLLRQRVEFPGYKSAHSDEQALPLVDQNEKRAQNQGLIVISDENHQNHRPSSVQVPDADADGHAKMDSKMIDLNMKPHRMHDQASYNEQ, from the exons ATGCGGACCCTTTGTGACGCTTGCGAGAGCGCCGCCGCCGTCGTGTTCTGCGCCGCCGACGAGGCGGCTCTTTGCAGCGCCTGCGACGACAAG GTGCACATGTGTAATAAGCTAGCTAGTCGGCATGTCCGGGTTGGCCTTGCGACTCCCAGCGATGTTCCTCGCTGTGACATATGTGAAAATGCACCTG ATGGAACCTCGCTTTGTTTACAATGCGATATGATTGTTCATGTTGGAGGCAAAAGAACGCATGGAAGATACCTTCTACTAAGGCAGAGAGTTGAG TTTCCGGGGTATAAATCTGCCCACAGTGATGAGCAGGCTTTGCCATTGGtggatcaaaatgaaaaaagagcgCAAAATCAGGGCCTTATAGTGATATCAGATGAGAATCATCAAAATCATAGACCATCCAGTGTTCAGGTGCCTGATGCTGATGCTGATGGGCATGCCAAGATGGATTCAAAAATGATCgatctgaatatgaagccccaTAGAATGCACGATCAAGCTTCCTACAATGAG CAATGA
- the LOC115736280 gene encoding B-box zinc finger protein 19-like isoform X5, whose protein sequence is MCNKLASRHVRVGLATPSDVPRCDICENAPAFFYCEVDGTSLCLQCDMIVHVGGKRTHGRYLLLRQRVEFPGYKSAHSDEQALPLVDQNEKRAQNQGLIVISDENHQNHRPSSVQVPDADADGHAKMDSKMIDLNMKPHRMHDQASYNEQ, encoded by the exons ATGTGTAATAAGCTAGCTAGTCGGCATGTCCGGGTTGGCCTTGCGACTCCCAGCGATGTTCCTCGCTGTGACATATGTGAAAATGCACCTG CTTTCTTTTATTGTGAGGTAGATGGAACCTCGCTTTGTTTACAATGCGATATGATTGTTCATGTTGGAGGCAAAAGAACGCATGGAAGATACCTTCTACTAAGGCAGAGAGTTGAG TTTCCGGGGTATAAATCTGCCCACAGTGATGAGCAGGCTTTGCCATTGGtggatcaaaatgaaaaaagagcgCAAAATCAGGGCCTTATAGTGATATCAGATGAGAATCATCAAAATCATAGACCATCCAGTGTTCAGGTGCCTGATGCTGATGCTGATGGGCATGCCAAGATGGATTCAAAAATGATCgatctgaatatgaagccccaTAGAATGCACGATCAAGCTTCCTACAATGAG CAATGA
- the LOC115736280 gene encoding B-box zinc finger protein 19-like isoform X3, which yields MEESFLLCPCFVQLLIYELIAGNGPQVHMCNKLASRHVRVGLATPSDVPRCDICENAPAFFYCEVDGTSLCLQCDMIVHVGGKRTHGRYLLLRQRVEFPGYKSAHSDEQALPLVDQNEKRAQNQGLIVISDENHQNHRPSSVQVPDADADGHAKMDSKMIDLNMKPHRMHDQASYNEQ from the exons ATGGAAGAAAGCTTCTTGCTTTGTCCATGCTTTGTACAACTTCTGATTTATGAATTAATCGCTGGTAATGGACCGCAGGTGCACATGTGTAATAAGCTAGCTAGTCGGCATGTCCGGGTTGGCCTTGCGACTCCCAGCGATGTTCCTCGCTGTGACATATGTGAAAATGCACCTG CTTTCTTTTATTGTGAGGTAGATGGAACCTCGCTTTGTTTACAATGCGATATGATTGTTCATGTTGGAGGCAAAAGAACGCATGGAAGATACCTTCTACTAAGGCAGAGAGTTGAG TTTCCGGGGTATAAATCTGCCCACAGTGATGAGCAGGCTTTGCCATTGGtggatcaaaatgaaaaaagagcgCAAAATCAGGGCCTTATAGTGATATCAGATGAGAATCATCAAAATCATAGACCATCCAGTGTTCAGGTGCCTGATGCTGATGCTGATGGGCATGCCAAGATGGATTCAAAAATGATCgatctgaatatgaagccccaTAGAATGCACGATCAAGCTTCCTACAATGAG CAATGA
- the LOC115736280 gene encoding B-box zinc finger protein 18-like isoform X2 produces MRTLCDACESAAAVVFCAADEAALCSACDDKVHMCNKLASRHVRVGLATPSDVPRCDICENAPAFFYCEVDGTSLCLQCDMIVHVGGKRTHGRYLLLRQRVEFPGYKSAHSDEQALPLVDQNEKRAQNQGLIVISDENHQNHRPSSVQVPDADADGHAKMDSKMIDLNMKPHRMHDQASYNEQ; encoded by the exons ATGCGGACCCTTTGTGACGCTTGCGAGAGCGCCGCCGCCGTCGTGTTCTGCGCCGCCGACGAGGCGGCTCTTTGCAGCGCCTGCGACGACAAG GTGCACATGTGTAATAAGCTAGCTAGTCGGCATGTCCGGGTTGGCCTTGCGACTCCCAGCGATGTTCCTCGCTGTGACATATGTGAAAATGCACCTG CTTTCTTTTATTGTGAGGTAGATGGAACCTCGCTTTGTTTACAATGCGATATGATTGTTCATGTTGGAGGCAAAAGAACGCATGGAAGATACCTTCTACTAAGGCAGAGAGTTGAG TTTCCGGGGTATAAATCTGCCCACAGTGATGAGCAGGCTTTGCCATTGGtggatcaaaatgaaaaaagagcgCAAAATCAGGGCCTTATAGTGATATCAGATGAGAATCATCAAAATCATAGACCATCCAGTGTTCAGGTGCCTGATGCTGATGCTGATGGGCATGCCAAGATGGATTCAAAAATGATCgatctgaatatgaagccccaTAGAATGCACGATCAAGCTTCCTACAATGAG CAATGA
- the LOC115736280 gene encoding B-box zinc finger protein 18-like isoform X1 produces MRTLCDACESAAAVVFCAADEAALCSACDDKVHMCNKLASRHVRVGLATPSDVPRCDICENAPAFFYCEVDGTSLCLQCDMIVHVGGKRTHGRYLLLRQRVEFPGYKSAHSDEQALPLVDQNEKRAQNQGLIVISDENHQNHRPSSVQVPDADADGHAKMDSKMIDLNMKPHRMHDQASYNEVSE; encoded by the exons ATGCGGACCCTTTGTGACGCTTGCGAGAGCGCCGCCGCCGTCGTGTTCTGCGCCGCCGACGAGGCGGCTCTTTGCAGCGCCTGCGACGACAAG GTGCACATGTGTAATAAGCTAGCTAGTCGGCATGTCCGGGTTGGCCTTGCGACTCCCAGCGATGTTCCTCGCTGTGACATATGTGAAAATGCACCTG CTTTCTTTTATTGTGAGGTAGATGGAACCTCGCTTTGTTTACAATGCGATATGATTGTTCATGTTGGAGGCAAAAGAACGCATGGAAGATACCTTCTACTAAGGCAGAGAGTTGAG TTTCCGGGGTATAAATCTGCCCACAGTGATGAGCAGGCTTTGCCATTGGtggatcaaaatgaaaaaagagcgCAAAATCAGGGCCTTATAGTGATATCAGATGAGAATCATCAAAATCATAGACCATCCAGTGTTCAGGTGCCTGATGCTGATGCTGATGGGCATGCCAAGATGGATTCAAAAATGATCgatctgaatatgaagccccaTAGAATGCACGATCAAGCTTCCTACAATGAGGTTAGTGAATAA